The Planococcus halocryophilus nucleotide sequence GGCGAGTTAGTGAAGAGTTTCCAGCGTCGTTTTTATGGAAACACAATCGTGTTACACTAATTGTGGATAAGGAAGCATATAGCTTGGTAGCGGCAAACGAGGAGTGATCACAGTGCTGGACAAACAATCGCCAATTCCGATTTACATTCAAATAGAAGAACAGTTGAAAAAGCAAATTCAACAAGGAGATTTTTTAGTGGGTACGGCGATTCCATCTGAACGTGAGTTGACCGAATCCTTCGGAGTCAGCCGGATGACGGTGCGCCAGTCGGTTACCAACTTGGTCAATGAAGGTTTGCTGTATCGAGAAAAAGGCCGTGGCACATTTGTTGCTGCTCCTAAAGTGGAGCAGCCATTAAATGGCTTGACGAGTTTTACAGAAGACATGCTAGCTCGCGGCATGGTACCGAGTAATAAAATCATCGGCTTTGAAATTTTGGAACCTGACGCTGATGTTGCAGCCGATTTGCAGCTGGTTGACGGCGACAAAGTTTACTTTATCGAACGGATTCGTTTTGCTGATGACAAGACCATGGCCATCGAACGGACCTATTTGCCGGTCGAACGTTTTCCGGGCTTACACCGAGATTTGCTACAAGGATCGCTGTATGCGATGATAGAAAACAATCAGCAGCTGAAAATCAGTCATGCCACCCAGCGGATGGAAGCTGGAATGGTCAAAAAAGAAGATGCCGAACTGCTACAAATCGATGTGCCAGCCGCTATCTTAATGATTGAACGCATCAGCTATTTGGATGGCGACTTGCCATTTGAATTGGTACGCAGTACGTACCGGGCAGATCGCTATAAATTCACAACCGAAATTAAACGTTAATCAAAAAGGAGAAATGGACATGATTGAAAAAAGTTATACAATTACAAGCGACGAAGGGCTTCACGCACGTCCGGCATCAAAATTAGTAGGGGCAGTATCACCATTTGCAGCTGAAGTAAAAATGCTTTATAAAGAAAAAGAAGTAAACTTAAAATCAATTATGGGCGTCATGTCACTTGGCGTTTCAAAAGGCAATACGGTTAAAATTACAGCTGACGGTAGCGATGAAGAATCATTGATGGCAAAAGTAGACGAACTAATCATCGCTGAAGGACTTGGGGAAGCATAAGTATCTATCTGATGTGGAGTTGAGTCACAATGTTAAAAAGCTATTTCAAGCAAGCGCATGAACGTCTAGAACTTGTCGAAGAAAATGAAACACAAGCGATGCTGTCCGCTGCTAAAAAAGTTGCAACTGCTATCCAATCGGGTGGCATTATCCAATTATTTGGTTGTGGACACTCACATATTTTGACCGAAGAAGTGTTTTACCGTGCTGGTGGCTTGGTGCCGATCAAGCCGATTTTCGTGGAACCGTTAATGTTGCACGAAGGCGCAGTTCAGTCATCTCAGCTAGAGCGTCAAAATGACTATGCAGCGAGTTTCTTGAAAGACCAGGATTTTCAAAAAGACGATGTGGTTTTTGTTATTTCAACATCTGGTCGCAATCCAGTGCCGGTAGACGTAGCTCTAGCAGCACGTGAAAAAGGCGCATTTGTGATTGGCATTACCTCGCTTGCTTATTCAAGCAGTCAGGCCTCTCGACATAGCACCGGCAAACATCTTTTCAATTCGGTAGATTTGGTAATCGACAATCATTCTGTTTCAGGAGATGCGGTCTTATCGTACGAAGGCGTTGATGTTCCATTCGGTCCGACATCAACAGTAGTCGGAGCCACAATCTTGAATGCGATTTTTGCAGAAGCGATTAAAGAAATGGCAGACGCTGGATTTGCGCCGCCGATATTTTTAAGTGGCAATATCGACGGGTCCGACGAACATAATCAAAACTTGATCGACACGTACAGTGAGCGAATTTCGTTGCTGTCTTAAGGGGTTAGGTTTAGCGCACGGCAGATTTTTCTGCCGTGCTTTTTTTGTGTAATTGGGGGTTTGGTTTTTTGGTAGGTTTTGTGGTGCGTGCGTATTTTCGCTGGAGCGTGCGTAAGAATTGCGGACCGCGCGTATTTTTTCAGGACCGCGCGTAACCATCGCGCAACCGTGCGTATTTTTCCATCACCGCGCGTAACTCTCGAGCTCGCGCGTATTTTCGCTGGAGCGTGCGTAAGAATTGCGGGCCGCGCGTATTTTTTCAGGACCGCGCGTAACCATCGCGCAACCGTGCGTATTTTTCCATCACCGCGCGTAACTCTCGAGCTCGCGCGTATTTTCGCTGGAGCGTGCGTAAGAATTGCGGACCGCGCATATTTTGACAGGACCGCGCGTAAGCACCGCCACACCGCGCGCAAGCACCACCCAGCCGCGCGTAAACCCCCAACGCACCACACAGAACATCCTCCCACAAAAAAATCCCCTGCAACATGCAGGGGATGTCATCATTTATTCAGCAGATAACTCGCTTTCAGTTACCCATTTGTGATTAACTACTTCGTCACCGCTGTCAGTAGTGGTAAAGTCGACCATGTAAACAGTCGTTTCTTCTGCAATATCGATGGTTGCAGTAGCCCCGTCCATGCCTTCCATATGATCTGCAGCAATTACTGCTTCATCGCCAGCTGAAAGTGGCATGTCGCCAGCATCTTCTAACTCTTCATGAATGACCCATTTGTGATTTTCAACGGGTTCGCCGCCTGTAGTTGGTGTAAAGCTCAATGCGTAAACCGTTGTGTCGTATGCGCCGACGATAGTCGCTTCAGCACCATCCATTCCTGGCATATGATCAGCATTGATTATCGCTTGGCTGCCAACTTCAAATGTTGGACTATCCGACTCTGCCAATCCTTCAGGCACTTCGCCAGAACTAGAATGATCCATTTCTCCGTGTCCCGCATCCGCTTCTTCATTCATATCTTCATCCATATCTTCATTCATTTCAACGTCAGTTTCTGGGTCTGCTGGGTTCATATCTTCTTCTGTATCACTGCAAGCAGCTAATGTAATGGCTGTTAAAGTCGACATCGTTAATAGCAAAAATTTCTTTTTAATCATCTAAATCCCTCTTTCATTTTGTTAGTAAGTGTACTTTACCCTCAAATTGTGCAATTGCTGTGCAGAATCTGCACCAAAACTCAAAACTTTTCCTGTACAATGAAACCTAAATAACGATCGGAGGATGAATAAAATGAAAGCAAGATGGATTTTAACTCCTATAATGACAGGATTGCTGCTTGTCGGATGCGCACAAAGCGAAGAATCAACTACATCAAATTCGGAGGATTTTGAAGTAGCATTCGATGGTAACATCGAGCATGTCCATGGCATGGGCTATATCGAAAATGAAGAAGGCTTATATTTGGCATCGCATAATGGCTTACGAATTTACCGTGATGGACAGTGGTTAGAAGCAACTGAACACGCGAATGATTACATGGGATTTAACGCAGTAGCGGATGGATTTTATACATCTGGCCACCCAGGACCGGGTTCCATGATGCAAAATCCAATTGGGATCCAACGAAGTAAAGACGGAGGTCGTTCACTCGATCACATGGGCTTTGAGGGTGAAACAGATTTTCATCATATGGCGGTAGGTTATCGTAACCATCACATGTTCGTCATGAACCCTCAAGAAAATTCTCAGATGGGCCCAGGATATTTTCATAGTGAAAATGAAGGGGAAGAGTGGCAACAAGTAAGTGGATCGGGATTACCGAGCGAAGTGTCTGCTTTTGCGATACATCCAAGTGATTCGCAATTAATTGCTGCAGCTTCAACTGAGGGCGTTTTCTTATCAGAAGATGGCGGAGATAGCTTTTCGCCACTGACAGAAGATGGTGTTTTTGGGACGGCTGTGTTTTTCAATGAAGAGTCGCTGTATTTCGCAACGTACGGCACACAAGCAGAGCTTATCAACTACACATTAGAAACGGGCAATGAGCAGTCAATTGACTTGCCGGACTTACCGGAAGATGGGATTTTATACATCGCTCAAAACCCGCTACAAAAAGAACAACTTACCATTTACACAGCAGCCGGTCACGCGTTTATTTTTGAAGATGATAACTGGAAGCAGATTTTAAACGCTGGACAAGTAGAGCAATAAAAAGAAATGCTGGATAACAGCGGAGGTTCTTATGTTCAATAAACTATCTTTGAAAATCGGTATGCTGTTTTTTATCTTTATTTTAATTATTGAAGCGTTCTTGTTTACAACGCTGTATGTGACTTTGGTCAATGAACGGGTAGACGAAGTGATGGAGAATTTGCTAGCGCGTGGTGAAACACATAGCAAAGTGTTAGCCGATAGTTTTGAGGAAGTTACTTTGAGTCACGTGGGCATGATGGAAGCGGCAACTGATTTTATTGTTGTTATTACCGATGAAGAAGGTGAAATCTTAGTTAATTCGGATGCATTGGAACCAGAAATGGTGGATGTACTTGAACATGCAGAATTTGAAGACATGCCACTACAAGGTGAAATTGTCGAGGAGGATTGGCAAGACAAGCGCTACATCGCAACAGATAGCCCAATCACGATTGATGGACAACATGCGGGTCATGTCTTTATGTTTTCGCCAACCGACAATATTGACCGCATCGTTGCTCATTTGAAAAACCAATTTCTGTTAGTAGCGCTGATCGCATTGGTGGTAACGATTATTACGATTTTACTGTTGTCACGGTTTATTACCTTGCCCTTAATTCGCATGAAAAAAGCAACTGAACAGTTAAGCCAAGGCAATAATCGAGTCGATTTAACAAATGAACGAAATGATGAGCTTGGTGAATTAGCGAATGCCATTACCAAACTATCGACAGACCTTGACCGGTTGAAAAAAGCGCGTAATGAATTTCTGTCGAGTATTTCACATGAATTGCGGACACCGCTAACATATATTAAAGGCTATGCTGATATTTTGGAGCGTGGAGATACTACAGAGCGAGAGCGCGAAGAATATTTAAGTATTATACGGGAAGAAACCGCTCATTTAACCTCATTGATTGGCAATTTATTTGATTTGGCGAAATTGGATCGCAATCAATTTGCGATTGAACAAAAAGACGTCTCGGTAGCTGAATTGTTAAATTCCGTTGCTGTTTTAGTGAAACCAGGATTTGATGATAAACAACTCACCTTGTCGGTAAATTGCAGCGAAGACTTGCAAGCGTTTATCGATTCCGAACGCATTCAACAAGTGTTGCTCAATATTTTAGACAACGCCCGTAAGCACTCGTTTGCAGGCGGAGGCGTGAAGACGACGTGCACTGAGGAAGATGATAAAATCGCAATCCGAATTAGTGACGAAGGGCAAGGAATACCTGAAGACGAACTGCCGTTTGTTTTTGATCGACTTTACCGCGTGGAAAAATCGAGATCACGGGAAAGAGGCGGTTCTGGACTAGGACTGGCAATTGCTAAAGAAATCATCGAATCGCATGGTGGGCAGATCAACATCGACAGTCATTTTGGCAAAGGAACGACTGTGACCATTCGGTTGAAAAGAGGTGGAGACCATTCATAAAGTATTGTTAGTGGACGATGAAAAACGAATGCTCGATTTGGTTGCTCTTTATTTACGGCCACATAACTACGTTTGCACAAA carries:
- a CDS encoding GntR family transcriptional regulator, whose product is MLDKQSPIPIYIQIEEQLKKQIQQGDFLVGTAIPSERELTESFGVSRMTVRQSVTNLVNEGLLYREKGRGTFVAAPKVEQPLNGLTSFTEDMLARGMVPSNKIIGFEILEPDADVAADLQLVDGDKVYFIERIRFADDKTMAIERTYLPVERFPGLHRDLLQGSLYAMIENNQQLKISHATQRMEAGMVKKEDAELLQIDVPAAILMIERISYLDGDLPFELVRSTYRADRYKFTTEIKR
- a CDS encoding phosphocarrier protein HPr, which encodes MIEKSYTITSDEGLHARPASKLVGAVSPFAAEVKMLYKEKEVNLKSIMGVMSLGVSKGNTVKITADGSDEESLMAKVDELIIAEGLGEA
- a CDS encoding SIS domain-containing protein; this translates as MLKSYFKQAHERLELVEENETQAMLSAAKKVATAIQSGGIIQLFGCGHSHILTEEVFYRAGGLVPIKPIFVEPLMLHEGAVQSSQLERQNDYAASFLKDQDFQKDDVVFVISTSGRNPVPVDVALAAREKGAFVIGITSLAYSSSQASRHSTGKHLFNSVDLVIDNHSVSGDAVLSYEGVDVPFGPTSTVVGATILNAIFAEAIKEMADAGFAPPIFLSGNIDGSDEHNQNLIDTYSERISLLS
- a CDS encoding YdhK family protein, giving the protein MIKKKFLLLTMSTLTAITLAACSDTEEDMNPADPETDVEMNEDMDEDMNEEADAGHGEMDHSSSGEVPEGLAESDSPTFEVGSQAIINADHMPGMDGAEATIVGAYDTTVYALSFTPTTGGEPVENHKWVIHEELEDAGDMPLSAGDEAVIAADHMEGMDGATATIDIAEETTVYMVDFTTTDSGDEVVNHKWVTESELSAE
- a CDS encoding F510_1955 family glycosylhydrolase, which gives rise to MKARWILTPIMTGLLLVGCAQSEESTTSNSEDFEVAFDGNIEHVHGMGYIENEEGLYLASHNGLRIYRDGQWLEATEHANDYMGFNAVADGFYTSGHPGPGSMMQNPIGIQRSKDGGRSLDHMGFEGETDFHHMAVGYRNHHMFVMNPQENSQMGPGYFHSENEGEEWQQVSGSGLPSEVSAFAIHPSDSQLIAAASTEGVFLSEDGGDSFSPLTEDGVFGTAVFFNEESLYFATYGTQAELINYTLETGNEQSIDLPDLPEDGILYIAQNPLQKEQLTIYTAAGHAFIFEDDNWKQILNAGQVEQ
- a CDS encoding sensor histidine kinase, which produces MFNKLSLKIGMLFFIFILIIEAFLFTTLYVTLVNERVDEVMENLLARGETHSKVLADSFEEVTLSHVGMMEAATDFIVVITDEEGEILVNSDALEPEMVDVLEHAEFEDMPLQGEIVEEDWQDKRYIATDSPITIDGQHAGHVFMFSPTDNIDRIVAHLKNQFLLVALIALVVTIITILLLSRFITLPLIRMKKATEQLSQGNNRVDLTNERNDELGELANAITKLSTDLDRLKKARNEFLSSISHELRTPLTYIKGYADILERGDTTEREREEYLSIIREETAHLTSLIGNLFDLAKLDRNQFAIEQKDVSVAELLNSVAVLVKPGFDDKQLTLSVNCSEDLQAFIDSERIQQVLLNILDNARKHSFAGGGVKTTCTEEDDKIAIRISDEGQGIPEDELPFVFDRLYRVEKSRSRERGGSGLGLAIAKEIIESHGGQINIDSHFGKGTTVTIRLKRGGDHS